The genomic DNA CGGTGCGATATTTCTCCGACACTTCCTCGCCGTCGCGAAGTTTGTCCTTGTCGGTGTCGGCCGAAAGCGGATCGGTGCGGTAGCGGTCCGACACTTCATCACCGTCGATGAGTGTGTCGTTGTCGCTGTCCGGATTTTTCGGATCGGTCTTGTATTTCACCACCTCGTCGCCGTCGGTGATCTTGTCGTTGTCGGTGTCGGGATTGTCGGGCGCGGTGCCGGTCTTGCGCACTTCGTCGGCGTCGCTCAGGCCGTCGCCGTCGGAATCGGTCTTCATGGGATTGGTCTTGTATTTCGACACTTCCTCGCCGTCGTTGAGGCCGTCCTGATCCGAGTCCGTGGCGTTGGGGTTGGTCTGGAACTTCGACAGCTCCTCGCCGTCGGACAGGCCGTCGGCGTCGCTGTCGGCCTTTGTCGGATCGGTCTTGCTCGTGCGCGCCTCGTCGCCGTCGAGCAGCCCGTCCTTGTCGGTGTCGGCGCCGAGAGGATCGGTCTTGCGCGCGAATTCCTCGCCGTCGCTCAGTCCGTCGCTGTCGGTGTCGGCCTTGACCGGCGAGGTCTTGTGTGTGAAAATCTCGTCGCCGTCGTTGACATTGTCGCCGTCCGAGTCGGATTTTTTCGGATCCGTGCTGTGGACACGCACCTCCGCGAAGTCGTTGAGTCCGTCGCCGTCGGTGTCGGGATTTTTGGGATCCGTGCCGAGCGTGCGCTCCTCGTCGTTGGTGAGTCCGTCATTGTCGCTGTCGATGTTGCCGAAGATGTACATCGACACGCCGAGGCCGAAGGTCAGGAACGCGTCTTTCTCCGTGCCGCTCACCTCGTAGTCGTCCAGGAAATCCGTGCCGGTGAAATGCATGGTGGCGCGGCCGTTCACGACGATGTCGTCGGTGATATACGTTTCAAAGCCGATGCCAGCGGGGAAGTAGATCCTGGCCTTGTCGTATCGCGCATTGCGGTTGTTCGGAAGCGGATCGTTGGCGAAGATGTTTGCGGGATTCCAATCCAGCCAGCCCACGCCGGCGAAGATGTAAGGCACAAAGCGCTGCTGCGCGAAGGGATTCACCGAGAGAAGAAGGTCGTACGTGTTGAATCGAATCGCGTTCTTCTCCTGTATCACAACGGGATCGTTCGGATACGTGTCGCCCAGTTTGGCGCCCGCACCGAAATAGTCCGGATACTTGCTGATGAGTTCGGGCGTCACCTTGTGGCGCATCTGCCCGAAGGTTGTGGACGCGTGCAACGACAGAGGACCGACGATGTTGTACCGCACAAACACGTCGCCCGCGAGCCAGAATTGATTGTCGCTGAACTCGCCCCAGTATTTGACGCCGCCCCCGTTGAAGCCGAAGGAAACACGCCCGCCCGCGCTCTGCGCGGTGCAGTTGTGGCCGAACAGAAAGACCGCTACAGCAAAAAGCGCGACAGCCATGGTCCTTTTCATGGTCCCTCCAAGTTTCCGTGCGAGTATCTGAAGTGTTGTTGCTCTTAAGATACTACAATTCGCGCTGTTGTGTATCGTCCGTCCGCGGATTCGCGGCGCCGTGAGCGGGAGTACCGATTCAGCACACGCTGCACGGAAATACCGGACCGACGTATCGGAAATATCAACAGCCGGCGCACGGGAGCGGTATACGCCGCCGCCTTCGCGTCGGCTAGGAGCC from Ignavibacteriota bacterium includes the following:
- a CDS encoding OmpA family protein; its protein translation is MKRTMAVALFAVAVFLFGHNCTAQSAGGRVSFGFNGGGVKYWGEFSDNQFWLAGDVFVRYNIVGPLSLHASTTFGQMRHKVTPELISKYPDYFGAGAKLGDTYPNDPVVIQEKNAIRFNTYDLLLSVNPFAQQRFVPYIFAGVGWLDWNPANIFANDPLPNNRNARYDKARIYFPAGIGFETYITDDIVVNGRATMHFTGTDFLDDYEVSGTEKDAFLTFGLGVSMYIFGNIDSDNDGLTNDEERTLGTDPKNPDTDGDGLNDFAEVRVHSTDPKKSDSDGDNVNDGDEIFTHKTSPVKADTDSDGLSDGEEFARKTDPLGADTDKDGLLDGDEARTSKTDPTKADSDADGLSDGEELSKFQTNPNATDSDQDGLNDGEEVSKYKTNPMKTDSDGDGLSDADEVRKTGTAPDNPDTDNDKITDGDEVVKYKTDPKNPDSDNDTLIDGDEVSDRYRTDPLSADTDKDKLRDGEEVSEKYRTDPLKADTDGDAIIDSEDDCPLIPGKPSTEKGKNGCPQKPKVGTRVDFPEILFIVNSDQFNFEVPETGANLAKLLAYVQQCDSLQVGIEGHASREGDPVRNQELSELRAKRVVQWLIENGAKPEKFSRTIGYGSSREKVQEPTGKALRKMTKSQLEALRKQNRRITVEVTRTCD